CACTGATAAAAATGAGGTTTTAATTTGTACAATCTTGACCATCATGAGATTTTATCGTCCGTACAACCTCTTATTATCAGGATGACTTGTCAAACATTTCGTGCCTGAGGAAGCTCTGCTAAACAACGCGTGTTCAACGCATCGCGGTCTGTATCCAGGAACCATCCCCACTTATTAAAGTAGCGAACAGCAGAAAAAACATGGTACATCAGGAACTTGATATCACGATATGAGCGTCGCTGCGATTCATGCACCACGGTTGAACCAGGGCAATATTCAACCGGCAATGCCGATGTACAGACCCGACGGCTGAGATCAACATCTTCCAGATAGAGGAAAAAACGTTCATCGAAGCCACCGGTCTTTTGCAGGGCCTGCCGGCTGATCAGCATAAAGCAACCTGACAATGAGGGTGCAAAAAAAGAGCAGCTGTAATCGGCCTGGCGCAGTTCGTAATCCTGATTCATTTTGTCAGCAAGTGACGAACCAAAGCGACGGACAAAAAGCTGCCATGGTGTAGGCAACAGCTTACAACCGTGTTGCAAACTGCCATCGGGATAGACAACTTTAGGTATTGAAAGCCCTGTCTGCCGCTGCATGCTGAAGCTATAGAGCTTATCAACCTGCCCGGTAGTAAAAGAGATGTCTGGATTGCACACCAGAATGTAGTCGCAGTCCTGGTTGAACTTTTGGAATACCGCATTGTGACCGCTACCAAACCCACGATTGACCGCCAGCTTGATCACTTCAATTTTAGGGTGGGTTAAACCTTCCAGCCAGCTGCAATGACCACCATTATCGACGATGCAAATCTTATCGATACTTTGCTCGGAAGATAACGATTCCAGCGTTTTTTCGATATCGGCCTGGCTATGGCGATATAAAACTAAGGAGGCAATAATTTTCACTCAAACACCAGTTGGTTACATACGGTTCAATAGTGTGTAAGACACAGTGGTTAGCGTACCCGCCAACTGTTGGTGATAGACACCAGACTTCCTGAGCAAACATAAACGCTGCATTACTGAGCTATCGCGGATAGCGAAAAAATCATTCAGTCTGCGTTGGTTGTCAGCCGTCATCTGCCCACCTATTAACCTCATCATGGCAATATTAGTATCATTCCAGGCAGCCTTTCGACCATGGTGTGCTTTCCGAAAATTAGCCATACGCGTCATAAGGCCCATACCGTTACCAATGACGTTGTTATCGTGCTGACGGTATAAAACGGTTGGTTCACGATCAAAGTAAACATGGCCACCACAGGCTGTTACGACGAGGTACAATGCCCAGTCATGAATCACCATCTCGCCATCAGCTGCCTGCCTCAACAATTCGCGCGCCTTATTATTGAACACCATGGTATTACCGCTGGCGATATTCTGCAGTAAAGCATTAGCGAATGAAGGGGGTTTAGCATAATCAGGAGAAAAGCCAATCTTTTCCCCGTCAGTGTTGATAAGTTCTGTCCGACTGCAATAGAGCGCTGGAATCTCTGGATCAACTGCATCAAGCCAGTTTACGGCCCGTTCTAACTTATCATTTATCCAGATATCGTCCTGATCAGAAAAAGCATAATAGGACGCGTTAATATTTTCATTATTAATTAATGAAACAAAATTGCGACAAACGCCCTTCCGTGGACCTTCCAGTAGGTTAACAGGCTGCGGTACAGACAGGGCAAAATCTTTAATAGCACTTAAGCCCTGATCTGTGGACCCATCGTCTGAGGTCCACAAAGACCAGTTGCTGTACGTTTGTCGCTTATATGAATTCAGTTGCTGATTGATGAAACGGGCACCATTATAAGTGCCCAGCAGAATAGCAACAGAAGATGAAGACTTATTAGTCATAAGTTTTCACGGCTTTTTAAAGTAATCTGCGAATTTCATGGTTTGATTGCGTGAACTGGCCCATGAATCGAAATTCTCGATTTGTCCAAAAAGAGGATCATTGCGCCAGTTGTCATTGGTGACCAAATCAATCATCGGTTGGGCTAATTGCAGTGGTGAAAACCGCACGTTGATCTTCTTAGAGAAGGCCAGATAATCTTGTGTAAAAGAGGCCAATCCATGATTAAGACTTGAAATGATCTCATTGTGATTCTTCGCTTTGGCGCGACCAACGTCCGCAACCGCAATTACACGATTTCTGAGTGGATTGTAGCCAATGATGGTTTCATGGGGAGCGGAAAAGAATAACTCGACCGCCATCCGATTTTCATAAATTTTATCAACAATCTGTGGGCTGGCAGACTCGGTATTGACCAACGCTTTCATAACATGTTTGCTTTCACGACGTTTTTTCTCGGGGGTATTTGCCAGGCAAAAGTAGTACCCCACAACTTCAACATCCATGAAGCTCTTAACGATCTGTTCGAAGGCTTCCTGCGTTGTTCCACTCCAACCAACATCGACCATACCAATTTTATCGCCCGGTTTAATACCTAACTCACGCAGGTACATGAACAAACCACGGCGATTTAGCTGACAGACTTTGAGTATCTCTGTACGGTAAGCTGTGAGGAACTTACTCACCAACTCATAATTATCTGGGGCAATAATCGTGCTGGCAGGAATTCCTATTGATTGCATCACCTCATCATTCGGAGGTTCAACACCAATTCTTTCTAATAACTCTCCCGGGGAAAGCCCGTCAGAGCCTGACATGAGAAAAGGGATGTGACTGATAAAATTTTGCTCAGTTATCAGTGCCAGGTTGAAAGCGATTCTTGAACCCATGAAATAGTCAAAAGATGGCAATTTCTCTTTAAAGTATTCCTTCGCAAGCAGTTCAAGCGAATAACCATCACGCGAGACAAAGAGTAACTTAGTGATACCATCGGTAATGCACTGTAATTTTATCCACTTCAAAAAACCCCATGTTGCAGGGGCCTGGAACTTATAGCCCAACTCACTGAAAGTTCCGGCAGGAATAATATCCTCAGAACGGGTGCGATGTAACCCACTCACGATTGAACCAATAAGGGATTGCCCCCTACGCTTATTGGCCAAATGCTCGGGATTATAATGCCAGGTTAGGATACCTTTCTCACCCGGGCGAATAACATCAGCGGTTTGGTTATCACCGATGTGCAATATTTCATCGGGTTTAACAGACAGTTCGCGGATGATGTTCTCAAAGATCTCCCCACTGTCACGTTTGGTCGCATTTTGATCGGCTGAAATATAGAGAGGTACCTGTTTGATATTGTATTTTTCTAAGGCTTCGCTGAAAAAACTGGCATCAAAATACATATCGGAGGTAATGATCACCTTTTTACCCGCAGCGACCATTTCATTGAAGAAACTCATAATAACCGGGTTGGGCTCGACCAGTTCCAGTTCGAGGGAATATTCAGCCTCTTCTAATTCCAGACGAAGATGGCCGACTTCAGGAAAATTGTTATAAATATTTTTGAGATTAATCTCTTTACGCCCTTCCTTAGTCATTTCGCGAAATGCTTCAGTCTGGGCTTTGCGGCGTAGCTTACGGAAATTGGCAAAATTATATTTGATACCTATAATATCAAATGTGTCCTCAGGGTCATCAAAGGGTCTTAAGAAGAGCGTATCAAAAAAATCAAAAGAGATGACCTTCGCATTTTTTG
This genomic stretch from Pantoea cypripedii harbors:
- a CDS encoding glycosyltransferase, which translates into the protein MKIIASLVLYRHSQADIEKTLESLSSEQSIDKICIVDNGGHCSWLEGLTHPKIEVIKLAVNRGFGSGHNAVFQKFNQDCDYILVCNPDISFTTGQVDKLYSFSMQRQTGLSIPKVVYPDGSLQHGCKLLPTPWQLFVRRFGSSLADKMNQDYELRQADYSCSFFAPSLSGCFMLISRQALQKTGGFDERFFLYLEDVDLSRRVCTSALPVEYCPGSTVVHESQRRSYRDIKFLMYHVFSAVRYFNKWGWFLDTDRDALNTRCLAELPQARNV
- a CDS encoding glycosyltransferase family 2 protein: MTNKSSSSVAILLGTYNGARFINQQLNSYKRQTYSNWSLWTSDDGSTDQGLSAIKDFALSVPQPVNLLEGPRKGVCRNFVSLINNENINASYYAFSDQDDIWINDKLERAVNWLDAVDPEIPALYCSRTELINTDGEKIGFSPDYAKPPSFANALLQNIASGNTMVFNNKARELLRQAADGEMVIHDWALYLVVTACGGHVYFDREPTVLYRQHDNNVIGNGMGLMTRMANFRKAHHGRKAAWNDTNIAMMRLIGGQMTADNQRRLNDFFAIRDSSVMQRLCLLRKSGVYHQQLAGTLTTVSYTLLNRM
- a CDS encoding HAD family hydrolase translates to MITSNKSLGEQDLYTLRFLAKNAKVISFDFFDTLFLRPFDDPEDTFDIIGIKYNFANFRKLRRKAQTEAFREMTKEGRKEINLKNIYNNFPEVGHLRLELEEAEYSLELELVEPNPVIMSFFNEMVAAGKKVIITSDMYFDASFFSEALEKYNIKQVPLYISADQNATKRDSGEIFENIIRELSVKPDEILHIGDNQTADVIRPGEKGILTWHYNPEHLANKRRGQSLIGSIVSGLHRTRSEDIIPAGTFSELGYKFQAPATWGFLKWIKLQCITDGITKLLFVSRDGYSLELLAKEYFKEKLPSFDYFMGSRIAFNLALITEQNFISHIPFLMSGSDGLSPGELLERIGVEPPNDEVMQSIGIPASTIIAPDNYELVSKFLTAYRTEILKVCQLNRRGLFMYLRELGIKPGDKIGMVDVGWSGTTQEAFEQIVKSFMDVEVVGYYFCLANTPEKKRRESKHVMKALVNTESASPQIVDKIYENRMAVELFFSAPHETIIGYNPLRNRVIAVADVGRAKAKNHNEIISSLNHGLASFTQDYLAFSKKINVRFSPLQLAQPMIDLVTNDNWRNDPLFGQIENFDSWASSRNQTMKFADYFKKP